Proteins encoded within one genomic window of Setaria italica strain Yugu1 chromosome IV, Setaria_italica_v2.0, whole genome shotgun sequence:
- the LOC101771871 gene encoding probable aquaporin TIP2-2: MSGNIAFGRFDDSFSAASLKAYVAEFISTLVFVFAGVGSAIAYTKLSGGAPLDAAGLVAVAVCHGFGLFVAVAIGANISGGHVNPAVTFGLALGGQITILTGLFYWIAQLLGAIVGAVLVQYSTGVATPTHGLSGIGALEGVVMEIIVTFGLVYTVYATAADPKKGSLGTIAPIAIGFIVGANILVAGPFSGGSMNPARSFGPAVASGDFTNIWIYWVGPLVGGGLAGIVYRYIYMCGDHAPVASSDF; encoded by the exons atgtcgGGCAACATCGCCTTCGGCCGCTTCGATGACTCCTTCAGCGCGGCCTCCCTCAAGGCCTACGTCGCCGAGTTCATCTCCAccctcgtcttcgtcttcgccgGCGTCGGCTCCGCTATCGCCTACA CCAAGTTGAGCGGCGGCGCGCCTCTTGACGCGGCCGGCCTGGTCGCCGTGGCGGTGTGCCACGGGTTCGGGCTGTTCGTCGCGGTCGCCATCGGCGCCAACATCTCCGGCGGCCACGTGAACCCCGCCGTCACCTTCGGCCTCGCCCTCGGCGGCCAGATCACCATCCTCACCGGCCTCTTCTACTGGATCGCCCAGCTCCTCGGCGCCATCGTCGGCGCCGTCCTCGTCCAGTACTCCACCGGCGTA GCGACCCCGACCCACGGCCTGTCGGGCATCGGCGCGTTGGAGGGCGTGGTGATGGAGATCATCGTCACCTTCGGCCTCGTCTACACCGTGTACGCCACCGCGGCCGACCCCAAGAAGGGctccctcggcaccatcgcgcCCATCGCCATCGGCTTCATCGTCGGCGCCaacatcctcgtcgccggcccctTCTCCGGCGGGTCCATGAACCCGGCCCGCTCCTTCGGCCCCGCCGTGGCCAGCGGCGACTTCACCAACATCTGGATCTACTGGGTCGGCCCGCTTGTcggcggaggcctcgccggcATCGTCTACCGGTACATCTACATGTGCGGCGACCACGCCCCCGTCGCCAGCAGCGACTTCTAA